The genomic window CCCTGTAAGGATCTGGGGATCGACATGAGCGCCAATAGAGTGCTTTAGCTGAATATTCTCGCCCGTCTTGGAAACATAGTCTACGTATTGATCAATGCCACTCGTTGAAAGAGTTCCTCCTGACAGGTTAGGAGCATGCCCTTCAGACACTAACTTCTCGAAGACGACACGGCCGGTATTTTGGCCCTGATAGGAACCATAGTTCTTGGAGTCACCCAACCACTTACCCCATTCTTCAACAGTCTGGATTGAACCAGCCCCATTGCCCTTCATGAGCAACTGAAACCACTCGGGTTTAAACAGATCTGATACATGTCGCCATATCCCGGCGTCGTGTGCGAAATAAACAGCAGGGGCAATGCCCTCTGCTCCACGTGTGTCGATACTCATGCGTGCCCCTTATGCTGCGTTGGCTGTCACTCCAGCGGATTCTGCTTCCTTCACGATTTCTACCAACTGCTTATTTTGTGTGGCCAACTGCTTAACGGCCCCTTGAAGCTCTTCTGACAACGAAATCAAACGGAAGTGCTCATCGATAGCTGTCGTCAGTGTCTGCTGGTGCTGAACAATCTTCGACAAAAGATTACCAACGTCGTGAGCTACAACAGTCAACATTGCACCGCCTGCCGTGAGATTTTGACGATTCTCCGAAGAAATCTGATTCCAAAGCCCCTTGAGCCAAGCCTGCTCGGCAACCTCAGAATAGGCTTTATTCATGTTCTGCAGATAAAGGTGAATGTTCGAGCATAACGTCAACATCTCACCCGTTTCCGCCGCGAGTTTCTCGAAAATATTACGTACCTCTATAATGCGCTCCTCCCTTACCTCGTCCTCGGCCTTCAGGGCGAGTGTGGACAGAATTGCATTCAGCTTCTTGTAATCCACTTTAGACAAGACTCCTGAGGCAATCACCATCCCGACAACACCAGTTAGAGCCGCCACTCCCGTAACCACTGCTCCCCGTGAAAACTTCGTTACTTCGGAAAAAACAATAAGTTCATTAAAGTGTCGGCATCCCAGGATTTTCCCTAATTGTTTGTCGTCCTCATCCTGTGCATGCTCCGCCTCAACATCATCCCGAATTTCAAGCACACGATCCGGTGCAACCTTCATCACCCGAGCAAGGGTTTCGTGTAATGCCAACTCCTTGCGCTTAACAGTATCGCTGGCCAAAGCCATTGAATAGGTAAACCGAAGAATCTGATCCTTGCCACCTGCATCTTGCGATGCACATATCTTGCCCAGAACCTTTTCCATGGAGCTTGACTCAGCTTTCTTATACAAAGCTTCCGCCTCGGAAAAGAAAACGGCTAAGAACTCCTTCTTAACCTCTTCGAGCACATCCAGATTCTTAATGAAAAACGTAAGGATGCGCTCTTCCTCTTGGTCAACTTCGTCATCACATCTGGTCATGAAGTATCCGGCCGTAAGCATGGGCTTAACCTGCTTGATAATCTTTTCCCCAATATGTCGCCGAAACAACCGAAACAAGGCTTCATCATCCAGGTTGCTGGTAAATGGCACCCTTAATTTCTTCATGAGAAGTTCTGTGCTGGCTCGCAGGATGGTGCTCTGCTCAGCAGTGGGGTCGGAAATGTTTGCAGCTGTCTGCAATTCTTTAAAGAATATCGTAGGCAGCTCACTCTCGGATGCCGTTCTAGCACTCTTTCTAACAGCAACATCTTCGGCCATATCCATGAGCAGCTCACGAACCTCTTCAGCACTCATGAGTGCGTAATAGTATACCAAATTCCTCACATTTCCCCCTAACTAAATTATCGAACAACCCTTCACCAGTGAAATCACAAGGCGTCAAACCTACTCGTTTCTAATTTAGCCCATTAGACCAACCAGCTAAAGTGTATTGTTAAAAATAAGAAACTTGACTAATGACTGACATTGGGTTTCTTGGAGCAAAAAAGAAGGGTGGAGCATTCCCTTCACCTCCTCCTACCGCAGCTTCTAACTCATCTGACGTTTTCAGGGGCTGGAGGATTTCCCGCTTTCCAATCGCCTCACGGCAGTCTGCCGGAACGGCTAGTCGGAAGTATAGGGTCTTGCCCCGTGGGATGACGTTTTTCATGGTAATAGTAATAACCATAATTGCTCCAAATTTTGTAGCATAAATTTGTAGCAAAACGCATTTTTCTCTAGGTTTTTAGGTATTTCCTAGAGAAAAAGGGAAGGTGGCGGAGAGAGAGGGATTCGAACCCCCGGAAGCTTGCGCCTCTCCGGTTTTCAAGACCGGTACCTTAAACCACTCAGACATCTCTCCTAAATCTGTTTTTGAGCCAACGGCGTCCCCAACCTGACTTGAGATACCGCTCTCTCTTTTCCGCTGTGTTCCTGTCTGGATGTTCCTCCAGAAAAACCCGCTCCCAAGGGCGGAAAGCCTTGGTCGATTTTACTCGGCCCGCATTGTGCGATTTTAAGCGCTCATCGGGCGGTGCCTTAAACCCGCGTGATGGCTCTTCGAGCCAAACGCGGCCGTCTGCACTCAGACATCTCTCCGTTTGGAAGAGGCGGAATGTATAAAGACCGGTGCTTTCAACGCAAGTCCATTCTGCTGGAAACCTTCGGCTGCTGGGTGTTCGAACCCCCTGGGGTAAAAAAAGGAATCATACCAAATTAAACTGATTTGAATTTTTTACCACAGAGTTCACTGAGACGCAGAGGGTGGCAGATATATTGGTTGCTCTGTGCCTCCGTGCGCTCTGTGGTGAGACTCTTCAGGTTAATTGCCTATCAGCAAAGTTCCGTATTACCCGTGAACCTTAAACCGGTAATGAACCTCGAAATACGTAGCCGCGGCAAAGGCCGCAACCATTTTTTTTAAACCACAGAGCATCCAGCCCCTCTGCGACTCAGTGTCCTCTAGCGTTGCGGGTGGTGAAAACTTGTTAGGAAAACAAGAAATTGACGGATAGATTAACCCTGGGGTTCGCAATAAAAAGGGAGACCCGAGGGTCTCCCTTGCTAATACGGCACGCTTCGATGGGCTGGATTATTTTTTCTTCGGCTCTTTTTCCAGCTCGGCCCAGGCGGAGCGTTTGTCCATGGCGCGGATTTGCTGCATGCGCGGCGGGGTGAGTTTGTTGCGGAAGGGAATCTTTCCCGAGGTTTTTTCCCAGCGCACCACGGTCTGGTGGGAGACGTCGGCGAGCTTGGCCAATTCCATTTGTGTGATGCCGAGGCGCTTGCGCAACGAGAGGACGCCTTTGCCGGAGATCCAGAAATTTTGCGCGGACTCATCGTCGGCTTGAACGGGAAGCGGCTTGTCGCTCGCCTTTTGTAGCCATGCGATTTCACTTTGCAATTCGGTAACATCGCGCCGGAGGTTGGCGATCAATTTTCGTTGGGCCGCGTTGACTCGCTTGATGGGCTCGAGTTCCTTTTTGATTTCCTTGCGGGCCAGGCGGCCGATTTCCGTTTTCAGTTCATTCATTAACGACATGCTGCTTCTCCTTTGTTTTGTAGTTGGAGTTTTAGGGGAATGTGGATTAATCCGCAAGAAACAATGACATTTTCCGTGTTTCGGCTAGATCATGAAGTCGATGATGGGCGGGTTTTCGGCGGAGATGAGCTCGGCGAGATCGGCCACGGTGATGGCCCCGGTCTGTTTGCGCAGGGAGTGGGTCAGCCGGTTCCAGATCTCGGTGGCCGTGTTTGTGTCGTGGTCGGAAACGAGTTCGAGTTTGCCTTCGAACAGCTCGATGATTTCGAGCAACGTGATTTCCGCGGAGGGACGGTCGAGCATATAGCCGCCATTGCGCCCGCGCACGGTTCTCACCAGCCCGGCGTTGCGCATCGGGATCAGGATCTGCTCGATGTAGGCGATCGAAATCCCTTGCTTGCGCGCCACCTCCTTGCCGCTGACGGGGGAGGCATCGCCCCCGTCGGCGGCAATCTGCGCAAGGATGCGCAAGCCGTATCTTGGCTTGGTGGAGAGTTTCAACGCGGTCTCCTAGATGGTGTATTCCGGGAAGACGTTTTGGCGGTTGAGCTCGGTGGTGATCTGTGCAATGGCGTCGTTGCGGTCGATCTCTTCCCCAAGCTTCAGGTCGATGAAGTGGTCATCGACCGGGCTTTGGCCGACGCTGATCACCAGCAGTTCGTTGGGGGAGTTGAGGTGTTTGAGCAACGACAACTCATAGGCATCGATCCGATCCAGTGCGCTGATGAAGATCAGGCCGGCATCGGTCAGGATGCGGCCGAGCTCGCCGATGCGGCGGATGTGCTCCTCCCGGTTCTGGAAGTTGTTTTCCAGGTCGGCGTCGAGACCTTCCATCAGGCTGTTGACGCCGAGGTAGAAGGATTGGTTGCGATTGTTGAACAACTTGAGTTCCAGGAATTTTGCCAGGTCGTTTTTCTTCGCGGCATTTCCGATGAAGAGTACGGCCTTGCCCTTGTGTCCGTTGCGGTTGGCGCGCACCCCGGCATCGATCTGGCTCTTTTCCCAGAGGAACTCGCGGCGGTCGACGCTGCCCACGGTTGCGGATTCGCCTCCGACGTCGGCGCCGGGTTTGTCCACCGTGAGGCGGCCTTCGATCATGCCTGCTCCGGCGGTGGTGTTGGAGATCGGGTCGATGAGGATGAAGCTGCCGGTTTCGCGGTTTTTCGCATAGGGGTCGAAGAAGAGCGGCAGGTGGGTGGCCAGCACAATGCGGCCGATCTCGTTGAGCTTCAGCTCGGTGGTCGGATTCTTTTCCAAGGTGTTGACATCGACGCTGAACTTGAGTTCGGAAATGCTGGCCTTGGTGGTGCGGCTGGTATGCCGGATCACATAGGTCTTACCCTCCTTGAGCGGGGTTTCGGTCATCCAGACAATGGAGGCTTCGAGATGGCTGGAAATGTGCGGGACGTTTTCCGCATGCACGATCATCTCGCCGTTGGAAATGTCGATCTCGTCGTTGAGTTCGAGCGTGACCGCCTGCGACGCAAACGCTTCCTCGAGGTCGCCGTCGGCCGTGACGATGCGCTTGATGGTGGATTCCTTGAGCGAGGGCAACGCCTTGATCTTGTCGCCGGGGCGGACGGTGCCCGAGGCCACGGTGCCGGCGAAGCCGCGGAAGTCGAGGTTCGGGCGGCTGACGAGCTGCACCGGGAAGCGGAAGTCGTCGAGGTTGAGTCCGGCGGCCACATCGACCTCCTCGAGGATGGGCAGCAGCGGCTCGCCTTTGTACCACGCCGTCTTATCGGATTTCTCCACCACGTTGTCGCCCTTGAGCGCGGAAATGGGAATGAAACTGACGTTCGGCAGATTGAGGTCGGCGCTGAATTCCTCGAAATCGGCTTTGATGGAGTGGAAGACGGCTTCGTCGTAATCCTTCAAGTCCATCTTGTTCACGACCACGACGATGTGCTTGAGGCCAAGCAACGAGACGAGGAAGGTGTGGCGCTTGGTCTGGGTGATGACGCCGTAGCGCGCATCGATAAGGATGAGCGCCAGGTCGGCGGTGGAGGCTCCGGTGGCCATGTTGCGGGTGTACTGCTCGTGGCCGGGGGTGTCGGCAATGATGAACTTGCGCTTGGGCGTGGCGAAGTAGCGGTAGGCGACATCGATGGTGATGCCTTGCTCGCGCTCGGCCTTGAGGCCGTCGAGGAGCAGGGCGTAGTCGATCTCGCCTTCGCCGGCGTTGCCGACTTTTTCGGAGTCGGCGTGCAGGGCGCTGAGCTGGTCGTCGAATATCAGCTTGCTGTCGTAGAGCAGGCGGCCGATCAGGGTTGATTTCCCGTCGTCCACCGATCCGCAGGTCAGCAGGCGCAGCAGGCTTTTGTTTTCGTGTTGGTTCAAGAAATTATCGATATCCATGGTTTTGTCCTTACGTAATTCGTAACGAGTGATGCGTAATTTGGGTTTAGAAGTAGCCTTCGCGTTTTTTCTGTTCCATCGAGGAGTCGGAGTCTTTGTCGATGGCGCGGGTGGAGCGTTCGCTGAGGCGGGTGGTCATCATTTCCTCCACGATTTTTTCGACGGTGTCGGCCTCGGAGGCAATGGCGCCGGTGAGGGGGTAGCAACCGAGGGTTCGGAAGCGGATCATCTCTTCGCGGGGCGTTTGGCCGTCGAGCGGCAGGCGGTCGTCGTCGACCATGACGGTCATGCCGTTGTATTCGACCACCGTGCGCTTCTTGGCGAAGTAGAGCGGCACGATCGGAAGGTTTTCGAGTCGGATGTATTGCCAGATGTCGAGCTCCGTCCAGTTGGAGAGCGGGAAGACGCGGACGCTTTCGCCGGGATTGATGCGGGCGTTGTAGTTTGCCCAGAGCTCGGGGCGCTGGTTTTTCGGGTCCCATTGGTGATGCTGGTCGCGGAAGGAAAAGATGCGCTCCTTGGCGCGCGACTTTTCCTCGTCGCGGCGGGCGCCGCCGAAGGCGCAGTCGAACTTGTATTTATCCAGACCCGCCAGCAGCGCCTGCGTTTTCATGAGGTCGGTATATTTGCGGCTTCCCAGCTCGAAGGGGTTGGCGCCCGCCGCTTTGCCTTCAGCGTTCTGGTGAACAATCAGGTCCAGACCCTCGTCTTTGCAGAACTGGTCGCGGAACTGGATCATCTCCTTGAACTTGAAGGTGGAGTCGATGTGCATGAGCGGGAAGGGCACTTTGCCCGGATAGAACGCCTTTTGCGCAAGGCGCACCATGACGCCCGAATCCTTGCCGATCGAATAGAGCATGACCGGATTCTCGAACTGGCTGTAGGCATCGCGGATGATGCGGATGCTCTCCGCTTCCAACTGTTTCAACTGGCTGAGCTGATATTTCATGGATGGTTTCCTATTGGTTTAAATCCTTGGTTCTAACAATTTTTCCATCGGCCACATGCAGGCCGCATTCCTTCTGTTCCGGCGCTTCCCACCACCAGCGGCCGGCACGGATATCCTCGCCGGGCTGGATGGCCCGGGTGCAGCAGGCGCAGCCGATGCTCACGAAGCCCTGGGCGTGCAGCGGATTGCAGGGCACGCCGTTTTGCTGGATATAGGCGCGCACATCGTCGAGCGACCAATCGATGAGCGGGTTGAATTTGGGAAGGTTGTTGGCGGCATCCCACTCGATTGCGTGCATCCCGGTGCGGGTGGGCGACTGGTCGCGACGCAGCCCGCAGATCCAGCCGCTGGATTGGCCGAGCATGCGCCGGAGCGGCTGCATCTTGCGCACGCCGCAGCAGCGCTTGCGCGACTCGATGCTCTTGCGGAAAAGGTTGATGCCTTCCTCGGCCACCATTCGCTCCACCTCGTTTGCATCGGGGAATGTGGTTTTGATCTTCAGGCCATACGTTGACTCGGTGGTGGCGATCAGCTCGTAGGTTTCGGGGAAGAGCCGGCCAGTATCGAGGGTGAAAACAGGAATATTCAACCCGCCTTTTGCAATGATATCGGTGATGACCTGGTCTTCCTCCCCGAGCGAGGTCGCGAAAACAGGGAATTCGAGGTGGGTGGCGGCAAAAGCGACGATCTCCTGCGCAGATGCTTCGGAAAGCTCGTTTTGCAGGGATTCGATTAGGTTTTCGGTAATTTTTTCCATGATCGGTTTCGGGTCCTTTTCGTGTCAACAGGGCAATAACCTAAATAGATGATCGGAATAGTAAAGTAAAAAGTGAGTAAAATTATAATGTATAGTGTGTATTAATGGTATTTGATGCCGTTTCGGAGGCGGTTGGCGGAAAAGTCGGGGAATTGTGTTTGCAAAGCCCGATTTGTTCAGTAAATTTTGAACATCATGAATGGTGCGACCGACAGCCTACGAACGTTGAACGAACTCGAGAGCGAAGTGATTGCTCTGTTTGTCCGTATGGCCGATGTGCTGAACCTGCCGCGCTCGGTGGGGGAGCTCTACGGCATCCTGTTCATTTCCACCGATCCGCTCTGTCTCGACGATTGCCGGCTGAGATTGAACATCAGCAAGGGGTCGACGAGCCAGGGGCTAAAGATCCTGCGTTCGTTCGGGGCCATCCGGACGGTCTATATTCCGGGCGACCGCAAGGATTACTATGTGGCCGAAACCTCGTTGCGCAAAATTGCGTCGGGTTTCGCCAGCGAGCAGATCCAGCCGCATGTCGCCAGCGGCGCGGACCGCATCGACCGCATTCGCGCATTGCTTGATCGGCATGTGGGCGAAGAGCGCGAGGATTTGCTGGAAAAAATCGATCTGCTGGAAAACTGGCAGCGCCGGGCCGGGAAGACGCTGCCGCTCGTGTTGAAGTTGATAGGCGGTAGCTAGGCCATGGAAGAGACCTTCCAGTTTGAAAAGGGCGAGCATTGGTATTGCGTGCGCGCGAAGCCCAAGAAGGAGCGGATGGCGGCGGCCAACCTGGCTTCGATGCATGGGCTGGAGGTTTTCTGCCCGCAGATCCGCTTCCGCCGCAAAACCGTACGCGGCCCCGTTTGGTTCCAGGAGGCGATGTTCCCCGGCTATCTGTTTGCGCGGTTCGACATGTTCGACATGAAGCGCGCCGTTTCCTACGCGGTCGGCGTCATGAACATTCCCCAGTTCAACAACCGATATGTGCCCGTTCCCGACCCCATGATCGAAGCCCTGAAAAGCGATCTCGACGAAGGCGATGTGGTGGACGGCGGTGTTCCGCTCGAAGTGGGCGACGAAACCACGATTTTGGAAGGGTCGATGCGCGGCCTTAAGGTGAAGGTGATCAAGGTTATGCCGGCGGAGGATCGAGTTGCGGTTCTGCTGGAGATGCTCGGCACACTGGTGGAAGCCGAGTTCCCGTCGGAAGCCTTGGAGCACCGCCCCAAGCACAGGGTGGCGACGGAAGACTGATTCCGCCACACCGGATATCCCATGGTTGGGTATTCAAAACAATTTGAGGATGCATGGAAGGTTTCAGCCAAAAGGGCTGAACGACCGAGGGCGGAAGCCTGTACAAATGGAGTTATGTCATGTGTGGAATCGTAGGGTATTTTGGAAAACGCAATGCATCGGATATTCTGGTCGACGGTCTGCGGCGGATGGAATACCGGGGGTATGACTCGGCTGGAGTGGCCTGTTTGCACGGCGGGAAAATCGGTGTTGTAAAGAACCCCGGGAAGATCAAGGCGCTTAGGGAAAAGGTGGATGCCTCCGGGGTGGAGACGCTTCGGGCAGCAACGCTGGGCATCGGCCATACGCGCTGGGCCACGCACGGCCCGCCCAACGAGGTCAACGCACACCCGCACCTCGATGCCTCCGGCCATTTCGCCATGGTGCACAACGGGATCATCGAGAACTACAAGCAGATCCGCGCCAAGCTCGCGCAAAACGGGATCGAATGCATTTCCGACACCGATTCCGAAACCCTCATCCAACTGATTGCCTATTGCTACAAGGACAACCTCGAGAAGGCGGTTAGCGAAGCGCTGAAGAAGGTCAAGGGCACCTATGGCATTGTTGTTATGACCGACAAGGAGCCGGGCAAGCTGGTGACGGCCCGTTGCGGCAGTCCGATTGTCCTTGGTTTGGGCAAGGAGGAAACCGTTATTGCCAGCGATGCCTCCGCCATTATCCCGCACACCCGCGATGCGGTCTATCTCGAAGACTTCGATATGGCGGTGATCACCGCGGACGGCGTGCAAATGTTCGATCTCCAGCACGCTCCGATCAACCGCGAAACCACGAAAATGGATTGGGAAGACGGCGCCGCCGAAAAGGGGGAATACGACCACTTCATGCTCAAGGAAATGTTCGAGCAGCCCGATGCCATCCGTAACGCCATCCGCGGTCGCCTCGATTTCGACATGGGAACGGCCATCCTTTCCGGGCTCGATTTTTCCCCGCGCGACGCCGCGCAAATCGGGCGCGTTCTCGTGGTCGGTTGCGGCACCTCGATGCACGCGGGCATGGTGGGCGAGTATGCCTTCGAGGAAATGGCCGGCATTCCCGCAGAAGTGGAGCAGGCCGCCGAATTCCGCTACCGCAACCCGATCGTCACCCCGCACGACCTCGTGCTGGCCATCAGCCAGTCGGGCGAAACCGCCGACACCCTCGCCGCCGTGCGCGAGGCCAAGCACAAGGGCGCGATTGTCGCCGGCATCTGCAATGTGGTCGGTTCCACCATTGCGCGCGAAACCGGGCGGGGCGTCTACCTGCATGCCGGCCCCGAAATCGGCGTTGCCTCCACCAAGGCCTTCACCTGCCAGGTTTCGGTCATGCTGATGATGGCGCTTAAGATTGCCCGGACGCGTCGACTGCCCCGGCACGAGGGCGAAGAGCTTTCCCGTTGGATCGAAAAGTTGCCGGAGCTGGTCGAAAAGGTGCTGGAGCAGAACGAAGCCATCAAGGTGGTTGCGCAAAAATATGCCCAGTGCGAAAACGCATTCTTCATCGGGCGTGGGTATCTCTTCCCGGTGGCGCTCGAAGGGGCGCTCAAGCTCAAGGAAATCAGCTATGTGCATGCCGAGGGCTACCACGCCGCCGAGCTCAAGCACGGCCCGATTGCCCTGCTTCAGGAAAACACCCCGGTTGTGGCGTTGCTCAACAATATTCCCGGCAAGGACAAGACGCTTGGAAACGCCGAGGAGTGCAAGGCGCGCAATGCGCCGGTCATTGCCGTCGTTAGCGAAGGCGACGAAGCAATCGCCGATGAATTCGATGATGTGATTGTTGTCCCCAACTGCCCGCCCTGCATCACCCCCATCCCGACCGTGGTGGCGCTCCAGTTGCTTTCCTACCACATCGCCGCCGCACGCGGCTGCGAGATCGACCAACCCCGCAACCTCGCAAAATCCGTTACGGTGGAATAGGGTAGGGGAAACAAGCCGTCGTGTTGAAAGTAGTGGTAACTGGAGGAGCTGGCTTCATTGGGTCGGCGGTTTGCCGCCACCTGGTGAAGGACAAGGCATGCGAGGTGCTGAACCTCGACAAGCTGACCTATGCCGGGGTTCCGGAGTCGTTGAAGGAAATCGAGGACAGCCCGCTCTACCGCTTTGAGAAAGCGGATGTTTGCGACAAAACCGCCGTTGCGGCAATTTTTGCGGATTACCAACCCGACGCGGTGATGCACCTAGCGGCGGAATCGCACGTAGACCGGTCGATCGATGGCCCGGCGACATTCATTGAAACCAATATTGTCGGCACCTACACGATGCTGGAATGTGCCCGCGACTATTGGAATGGGCTTTCGGAAGGAAAGAAAGAGAGGTTCCGTTTCCACCACATTTCAACCGACGAGGTCTATGGCTCGCTTGGGGACGATGGCTTGTTCGAGGAAACCACACCCTATGATCCGCGTTCACCCTATTCGGCGAGCAAGGCCTCGAGCGATCATTTGGTAAAGGCCTGGTTCCACACCTATGGACTACCGGTCGTGATCACCAATTGCTCGAATAACTATGGCCCGTACCATTTTCCCGAAAAACTGATCCCGCTCGTGATCCTGAACGCACTGGATGAAAAACCGTTGCCGATCTATGGCAAGGGCGACAACATTCGCGACTGGCTCTACGTTGAAGACCACGCAAAAGCCCTGGTGGCCGTGGTCGCGTCCGGCGAGTTGGGCGAAACCTACAACGTCGGGGGCCGCAACGAACGCACCAACCTTGAAGTCGTGGAAACCATCTGCTCCATTCTCGACGAGCTCCGCCCGCGCACCGAAGGTTCCTACAAGGATTTGATCACCTTCGTTGCCGACCGCCCCGGGCACGATGCTCGCTATGCGATTGACGCCACCAAGCTTGAAACCGAGCTGGGTTGGAAGGCGCAGGAAAACTTCGATACCGGTATTCGTCGCACGATCCAATGGTATCTCGACAACGACTGGTGGTGGCGCCCGATCCGCGAGGGACGCTACTCGGGCGAACGTTTGGGGAAGGCATAAAGGGGGAAATGGGATGAAGGG from Pontiella desulfatans includes these protein-coding regions:
- a CDS encoding transcription termination/antitermination NusG family protein is translated as MEETFQFEKGEHWYCVRAKPKKERMAAANLASMHGLEVFCPQIRFRRKTVRGPVWFQEAMFPGYLFARFDMFDMKRAVSYAVGVMNIPQFNNRYVPVPDPMIEALKSDLDEGDVVDGGVPLEVGDETTILEGSMRGLKVKVIKVMPAEDRVAVLLEMLGTLVEAEFPSEALEHRPKHRVATED
- the rfbB gene encoding dTDP-glucose 4,6-dehydratase, which gives rise to MKVVVTGGAGFIGSAVCRHLVKDKACEVLNLDKLTYAGVPESLKEIEDSPLYRFEKADVCDKTAVAAIFADYQPDAVMHLAAESHVDRSIDGPATFIETNIVGTYTMLECARDYWNGLSEGKKERFRFHHISTDEVYGSLGDDGLFEETTPYDPRSPYSASKASSDHLVKAWFHTYGLPVVITNCSNNYGPYHFPEKLIPLVILNALDEKPLPIYGKGDNIRDWLYVEDHAKALVAVVASGELGETYNVGGRNERTNLEVVETICSILDELRPRTEGSYKDLITFVADRPGHDARYAIDATKLETELGWKAQENFDTGIRRTIQWYLDNDWWWRPIREGRYSGERLGKA
- a CDS encoding DUF6538 domain-containing protein, with the protein product MVITITMKNVIPRGKTLYFRLAVPADCREAIGKREILQPLKTSDELEAAVGGGEGNAPPFFFAPRNPMSVISQVSYF
- the cysN gene encoding sulfate adenylyltransferase subunit CysN: MDIDNFLNQHENKSLLRLLTCGSVDDGKSTLIGRLLYDSKLIFDDQLSALHADSEKVGNAGEGEIDYALLLDGLKAEREQGITIDVAYRYFATPKRKFIIADTPGHEQYTRNMATGASTADLALILIDARYGVITQTKRHTFLVSLLGLKHIVVVVNKMDLKDYDEAVFHSIKADFEEFSADLNLPNVSFIPISALKGDNVVEKSDKTAWYKGEPLLPILEEVDVAAGLNLDDFRFPVQLVSRPNLDFRGFAGTVASGTVRPGDKIKALPSLKESTIKRIVTADGDLEEAFASQAVTLELNDEIDISNGEMIVHAENVPHISSHLEASIVWMTETPLKEGKTYVIRHTSRTTKASISELKFSVDVNTLEKNPTTELKLNEIGRIVLATHLPLFFDPYAKNRETGSFILIDPISNTTAGAGMIEGRLTVDKPGADVGGESATVGSVDRREFLWEKSQIDAGVRANRNGHKGKAVLFIGNAAKKNDLAKFLELKLFNNRNQSFYLGVNSLMEGLDADLENNFQNREEHIRRIGELGRILTDAGLIFISALDRIDAYELSLLKHLNSPNELLVISVGQSPVDDHFIDLKLGEEIDRNDAIAQITTELNRQNVFPEYTI
- the cysD gene encoding sulfate adenylyltransferase subunit CysD yields the protein MKYQLSQLKQLEAESIRIIRDAYSQFENPVMLYSIGKDSGVMVRLAQKAFYPGKVPFPLMHIDSTFKFKEMIQFRDQFCKDEGLDLIVHQNAEGKAAGANPFELGSRKYTDLMKTQALLAGLDKYKFDCAFGGARRDEEKSRAKERIFSFRDQHHQWDPKNQRPELWANYNARINPGESVRVFPLSNWTELDIWQYIRLENLPIVPLYFAKKRTVVEYNGMTVMVDDDRLPLDGQTPREEMIRFRTLGCYPLTGAIASEADTVEKIVEEMMTTRLSERSTRAIDKDSDSSMEQKKREGYF
- the glmS gene encoding glutamine--fructose-6-phosphate transaminase (isomerizing) encodes the protein MCGIVGYFGKRNASDILVDGLRRMEYRGYDSAGVACLHGGKIGVVKNPGKIKALREKVDASGVETLRAATLGIGHTRWATHGPPNEVNAHPHLDASGHFAMVHNGIIENYKQIRAKLAQNGIECISDTDSETLIQLIAYCYKDNLEKAVSEALKKVKGTYGIVVMTDKEPGKLVTARCGSPIVLGLGKEETVIASDASAIIPHTRDAVYLEDFDMAVITADGVQMFDLQHAPINRETTKMDWEDGAAEKGEYDHFMLKEMFEQPDAIRNAIRGRLDFDMGTAILSGLDFSPRDAAQIGRVLVVGCGTSMHAGMVGEYAFEEMAGIPAEVEQAAEFRYRNPIVTPHDLVLAISQSGETADTLAAVREAKHKGAIVAGICNVVGSTIARETGRGVYLHAGPEIGVASTKAFTCQVSVMLMMALKIARTRRLPRHEGEELSRWIEKLPELVEKVLEQNEAIKVVAQKYAQCENAFFIGRGYLFPVALEGALKLKEISYVHAEGYHAAELKHGPIALLQENTPVVALLNNIPGKDKTLGNAEECKARNAPVIAVVSEGDEAIADEFDDVIVVPNCPPCITPIPTVVALQLLSYHIAAARGCEIDQPRNLAKSVTVE
- a CDS encoding helix-turn-helix domain-containing protein; amino-acid sequence: MSLMNELKTEIGRLARKEIKKELEPIKRVNAAQRKLIANLRRDVTELQSEIAWLQKASDKPLPVQADDESAQNFWISGKGVLSLRKRLGITQMELAKLADVSHQTVVRWEKTSGKIPFRNKLTPPRMQQIRAMDKRSAWAELEKEPKKK
- a CDS encoding RrF2 family transcriptional regulator, with protein sequence MKLSTKPRYGLRILAQIAADGGDASPVSGKEVARKQGISIAYIEQILIPMRNAGLVRTVRGRNGGYMLDRPSAEITLLEIIELFEGKLELVSDHDTNTATEIWNRLTHSLRKQTGAITVADLAELISAENPPIIDFMI
- a CDS encoding GIY-YIG nuclease family protein codes for the protein MSADGRVWLEEPSRGFKAPPDERLKSHNAGRVKSTKAFRPWERVFLEEHPDRNTAEKRERYLKSGWGRRWLKNRFRRDV
- a CDS encoding phosphoadenylyl-sulfate reductase, yielding MEKITENLIESLQNELSEASAQEIVAFAATHLEFPVFATSLGEEDQVITDIIAKGGLNIPVFTLDTGRLFPETYELIATTESTYGLKIKTTFPDANEVERMVAEEGINLFRKSIESRKRCCGVRKMQPLRRMLGQSSGWICGLRRDQSPTRTGMHAIEWDAANNLPKFNPLIDWSLDDVRAYIQQNGVPCNPLHAQGFVSIGCACCTRAIQPGEDIRAGRWWWEAPEQKECGLHVADGKIVRTKDLNQ
- a CDS encoding GbsR/MarR family transcriptional regulator, giving the protein MNGATDSLRTLNELESEVIALFVRMADVLNLPRSVGELYGILFISTDPLCLDDCRLRLNISKGSTSQGLKILRSFGAIRTVYIPGDRKDYYVAETSLRKIASGFASEQIQPHVASGADRIDRIRALLDRHVGEEREDLLEKIDLLENWQRRAGKTLPLVLKLIGGS